GGGCCTTCTCGTAGACGCCCTCCAGCTTGGCGGCCACGGCGTCCCAGTTGAGGGTGGTCTCCACCAGCCCGCGGGCGTTGGCGCGCACGGCCTCGCGGCCTCCGATGTCGGTAAGCGACCGGACAATCTGGTCGCCGAACGCATCGGAATCCTTGGCGGGTGCGGCGTAGCCGCACTGGTAGTCCCGCAGGTAGCGTTCGATCTCGCCCACGGCGTTGGAGACGATGGGCACCCCCGAGCTGAGGTAGTCCCCGAAGCGGATGGGGAAGCGGGCCTTCTCGATGGGGTCGTCGTCCATGGGCAGCAGCAGGGCGTCGGAAGCGGCCATGTAGGCGGGCACCTCGGAGGGGGGTTTCTCGCCCAGGCGCAGGATGTCCCCTCCGGCGCGTTCAAGATACGCTTCAAGGCGTTTCTCGAAACTTTCCGGGATGTGCATCTTGCCCAGGAAGGCCAGCTTGAGCCCGGGCGTCTGGGCGCGGGCGCGCTCGTAGGCGTCGAGCATCAGGAAGAGCGACTCGGTGTAGGTGTGGCCCATGGAGAGGGCCAGGGGCGATCCCTCGGGCAGGCCCAACCTGCGGCGCGCCTCGTCCCGGGAAAGGGGCGAGGGGGCCATGGTGGGGCAGTTGGGGATGTCGTGGATGCGCTCGCCCGGCACGCCTGCCGCGCGGAAGCTCTCCATGAGCAGGGCGCTGGCGGCCGTGCACTGGCGGGCGTAGGCCGGGAGCCTGTCGTTGAACCAGCCCACAACGCGTTGGTAGGGGCCGGGGTGCTGGTTGGCGAAGCCGCCTTTCCAGAGGTCGTCGTGGTCCAGCACCAGGCGCACGTCGCGGCGCGCGCAGGCGGCTGCCAGGGCGGGCACGCCGATGGGGTGCAGGGGGAAGGCGAAGGCGTGCAGGATCTGTTGGCGCATGCCCAACACGTAGGCCGTGTTCAGGACCATGCGCAGGGTGTGCAGGGTGTGGAACCCGCCGAGGCGCTTCTTGGGCCAGAAGATGGTGGTGAGCCCGCCCTCGGTGCGCCGCCGCACCTTAAGGGTGTCTTCCTTGCTGGCGCACAGGAGCGTCACCTTGTGGCCGCGCCGCGTGAGGCCCCGGGCCAGGTGAAGGCAGCGGAAGTAGGTGCCGTAGTTCTCGACGTTGTGGTTGAGAAAAAGGATGTCCATTAGAGATTCGTCCGTTTGAAAAGGGATTCCGGGAGGTTACGGATCAGCCACATGATGGGTCGCCATACCGGCGGCGTGAAGACCACGTCGCGCCTTTTGCGCCAGGCCCCGTGCACGTGCTCCGCCACGCGCTCCGGCGTGGCCGTGAGCGCCCGGGGCATGGAGAGGTGGGCGGTCATCTTGGTGTCCACGAAGCCGGGGATCACGGTCATCACGTGCACGCCCGAGGCGAAGAGCCGGTGGCGCAGCCCCGAAAGGTAGGCCGTGAGCCCGGCCTTGGCCGCGCCGTAGGCGTAGTTGGACTTGCGGCCCCGCTCGCCCGCCACGGAGGAGACGCCCAGGATGAAGCCCTCCCGTCGCTCTTCCAGGTCGCGGGCCACGGTCTCCAGGATGGAGGCCGCGCCGAGCAGGTTCACGTCCAGGAGCGCCAGGGGGTCCGGGCTCTCCAGGAGCCCGAAGGTGAGGATCACGCCGTCTGGGCGCGCGGGCAGGGAGCGGTAGAAGGCCTTGTGGGAGGCCGTGTCCTGGGCGTCGAAGGGTACGGTCCACACGCGCACGCCGAAGGCGTCGCGCAGCTCCCGGGCCTTGGCTTCCAGGGCGGCGGTGTCGCGCGAGGCCAGGATGAGGTCGCTGCCTTCCTCCTGGGCAAAGCGCCTGGCCAGGGCCATGCCGATGTCGGAGTTGGCCCCCAGCACCAGCACGCACCCGGCCTTGGCCCGGGCCTTGGGCCTGGGCCGAAGCGTGTTGCCCAGCAGGCGCAGGCCGAAGCGGGCGTAGTTGGCCAGCACGCGGCGGTCGGCCCCGGCCTGGCGCAGCTTGCGCCAGATGTAGGAGGGCCGCAGGTGGAATTTGAGGAGCACCTTTTTCCTGAAAGCCTCGATTTCGGCCATGGAGAGCTGGACAGTCCCCGTGGTGGGGGCGTTGAAGTAGTCCTTGCCCAGCACCGAGTCCTCGATGAGTCCGCAGGCCACGGCTTCGGCGTGCAGTTCCGTGCCGGGGTAGGGCACGGCGATGTGCAGTTCCAGGAAGTCGTTGTCCAGCTCGAAGATGTGGCGGCGCGTGGCTTCCAGGTGTTCCGGGCCTTCCCAGGGCAGCCCGGCCAGGAAGAAGCCGAAGGTGCGCAGCCCGGTCTCCCTGGCCCAGCGGGTTGCCTTCAGGTTGTCATCCACGGTGGTGCCCTTGCGGATGCGCTCCAGGGTCTCCGGGTGGCCGGACTCGTAGCCGAAGGCCACCAGCCAGCAGCCCGCCGCCTTCATGGCCTGGAGGGTCTCCGGCGTGAGGGGCTTCACCTTGGAGTTGGCCACCCAGCGGATCTTCCCGGCCAGGTCCGAGTCCAGGATGGCCCGGCAGACGGCCTGGGTCCATTTCTGGTCGAAGGTGAAGGTGTCGGACTTGAAGAAGAAGTCGCGGATGCCGTGCTGGTGGTAGCACTCGCGCAGCTCCGCCAGGATGTTCTCCGGGGAGCGCAGGCGCAGCTTCGCGCCCGAGATGGCGGGCGTGACGCAGAACGTGCAGCGCGAGGGGCACCCGCGCGAGGTGGCGATGGTGGCCTGGGGCTCGCCGGTGTCCGGGCGCACGTAGAGGTGGTTCTCCATGAGCGAGCGGTCGGGGAAGGGCAGGGCGTCCAGGTCGGTCTCGAAGGAGTCGAAGAAGGTGGGGGTCCAGGCCCCGTCCTTCTTGTAGAGGATGCCCCGGAGGGAAGGCAGGGCGGCCTGGTCCTCGAAGTGGGCGCGGGCCAGGCGGCCCACCACGAATTCGGACTCCAGGCCGATGAGGTAGTCGGCGTGGGCCAGGTCCAGCTGGTCCAGGAGGGCCTGGGCCGGGTTGAAGAAGATGGCCCCCTTGAGCATGATCATGAGCCCTGGCCTGCGGCGCTTGAGCTCGGCCGCCAGTTCCAGGTCGCGGAAGATGGTGGCGTTGGTGATGGAGAGGAAGACCGCGTGGGGGTCGAAGCGCTCGAAGTCGGCCAGGAGGTCGGCCAGGGAGCGTCGGCTGGTCTGGTAGTCGCGCAGGAAGACCTGGAAGCCTTCGCGCTTAAGTACGGCGGCGGCGTAGCCCAGGTCGTTGGCGGCGCGCATTGTGGTGGCGGTGGAGTTCTCCACGTTGCCCTGGGAGCGGTCTTCCCCGCGCTGGTAGAAGGCCCCCGGGGGGTAGAAGAGCATCACCCGCCGGGGCGTGTTCTGGTGGTTCATGCGCCGGGGAGGTTGGCCTCTCGGCGGCGCGGCGTCAAGGGGGGAAGTGGGGGAGGGCGCTTTCCCGGCCCCCCCCCGCCATCGAGCCCCTTTCGCTGGACTTGCCCCACGAAAAGCTCTAGAGACCGCCCCGGGTGGGGGGTGCGGCGACGGCACGTATATGGCCAGAGGGCGGTGAGGCCCTGGCGCGACAACGCACGGACGGCCAGAGGCCGGGCCGCGCGGGCATCTTCTTGACGGCCCCTGCCAGGGCCGCTCCCGGTATCCTCCCATGTCCCAGATCAAGCGGGCATACGGCCAGAACCTGCTCCAGCTCCTGGCCAGCCCCGAAAACGCCGAAGCTCTCTCCCAGCTCTCCGAACGCCGCTACAAGAAGGGCCACATCATGTTCTGGCCCCACGACAAGGAAGATCTCGTCCTCATCGTGAAGCAGGGCAAGGTCCGGGTCTACCTGGGCCTGGAGGGCAAGGAGCTCTCGCTGTCCATCCTCGGCCCCGGCGACGTGTACACCTCCCACTCCAGGGCCTACGTGGCCGCCATGGAGGACACGGTGGTCTACCTCTGTCCGGTCTACAAGTTCTACACGCTCACCACCAAGAGCCTCTCGCTCTCGCTCTCGCTGTTCATGGCCCTGGGCAAACTGCTCTCGGGGTCCATCGCCCTCGTGGAGAACCTCTACTTCTACGACATCGACAAGCGCGTGGCCGCCTACTTCTACGAACAGGCCCTGGTGCATGGCGAACCCTCGGCGGGCGGACTGCTCGTGGACGTGGGGCTCACCGTGGACAAGATCGCCACAATCGTGGGCTCCTCCAGGCAGACCGTCTCCTCGCTCATCTCGGGCATGGAAAAGGACGGAATCCTTAAAAAAGTCGCGCGCGGCGAGTACCTGATCCTCAACATGGACGAGCTCAAGTACCTGGCCCACCCCTGTCCGGATTAATTCCCGGAAGCGTCGGCTGGCGGACAGACATCCCGGAAGCGGGCGGGTAGACGGAGGGCCAAAGGAGGCTCTCTTATGGAACTGCCCACGCAACTGGGACTGCTGGCCGGAGCGGCCGTGGCGGTCCTGGCGGAAATAGCGGCGCTGCGCTCCCTGGACAGGCTGGGACGCCTCATGGCGTTCTCGGCCCTGGCCCAGGCGGGCGCGGCCCTCGTCGGAATGAGTCTGGGACAGGCGGCCGGCCCCGTCGGCGCGGCGTCCCTCGTGCTGTACCAAACCCTGGCCCGCGTCCTGTGGTGGCTCTGCCTGCGCCGCATGGCCGGAGGGGGAACCCTCCCGGGCCTGAACGCGTTGCGCGGGGCCGGCGCGGCCAGCCCCGCGCTGGCGGCCTGCCTGGGCCTGGCCGTGTTCACGGCCCTGGGCTTGGGACCTTTCAAGGCCCCGGGCGGCAAGGCGCTCATCGTCTTCGCGGCCCTGGAGGGCGGCCACTGGATCACCGCCCTGGCCCTGGCCGCGGCGGGATTCGCGGCGGCGGTCTACTCCATCCGCATCGTCCTGGGCGTGTGCCTGGAGAAGCCCGGGCGCGCCGCCCCGGCTAGCGCTACGTCCGGGCTGCCCGTGGTCCCCGTGGTCCTGGGGGCGCTTCTCACCCTGGCGTGCCTCTTTCCGCACCCCGTGGCGGGGCTGGCACAGGCCCTGGCCGGGAAGTCCGGCGCGGTTCTGCCGGACCTGGAAGGCGGCTGGCCCCTGGCGGCGGCCGTGCCCTTCGCGGGCGCGTACCTGGTGTGGCTGGCCGGGCGCGCGGCCCCCAGGGCGCGCAACCTCCTGGCCCTGGCCCTGGCCGCCGCGACGGCCGGGTGCTTCCTGCTCCAGGGCGGGCTCGATCCGCTCCAGACCCTCTTCGGCGGGCTCTTCGCCCTGGGCGGCGCGGCCGTGGTGCTCTATTCCGTCGGCTACGAGGCCCACGACGAACACGCGGACCGCTACTGGTTCTTCCTCTTCCTGCTGGTCTCCTCCCTGGTGGGCCTGGCCGTGGAGCGCTCCACGGGCGGGTTCTTCGCCTTCTGGGAGATCATGACCTTCAGCTCCACCCTGTTGGTGGCCCACAAGCAGAGCCGCGAGGCCCTGGACGCCGCGAAGCTCTACTTCATCATGTGCGCGGGCGGCGCGCTGGCCCTCCAGGTGGGCCTGCTGGCCCTGGCGGCCGCCGCGCCCGGCGCTTCGCTCCTGGCGACGGGTCAGGCCCTGGCGGCCTACGGACCGGCGGCATCGGCCGGGCTGGCGCTCCTGATGCTGGCGGGCTTCGGCGTGAAGGCGGGCCTCTTCCCGCTGCACGCGTGGCTCCCGGCCGCGCACCCCGTGGCCCCCTCGTCCATCTCCGCGCCCCTCTCGGGCCTGCTCACCAAGGCGGGCGTGCTGGGGCTGGCCGTGCTGGCCCCGCTCTTCGCCTCGGGCGCGCTCAACGGCGGCGGGCAGACACTGGGCTGGCTGCTCTCCCTGGCCGCCGGGATCACCTTCGTTCTGGGCGAGCTGATGGCCCTGGCCCAGCGCGACATCAAGCGCATGCTGGCCTATTCCACCCTGGCCCAGATCGGCGAGATCACCCTGATCCTGGCTCTCGGGACCCACGCGGCCACGGCGGGCGCGCTGGCCCACGCCGTGAACCACGCCGTGATGAAGGACCTGCTCTTCCTGGCCGCCGGTGCGCTCATCCTGCGCGCCGGAACCCAGCGCCTGGAGGGGCTGGCGGGCCTGGGCAAGGCCATGCCCTTCACCGGGGCGTGCATGGCCGTGGGCCTGGTGTCCATCATGGGCCTGCCCCTCACGGGTGGCTTCTTCAGCAAGTACCTGATGCTCACGGCCGCCGTGGACGCGGGCCACGCCTGGACCGCCGCGTTGATCCTGGCCGGAAGCCTGGTGGGTTGCGTCTACTACGGGCGCATCCTGCGCGTGCTCTTCTTCACGCCCTACGAGGGAACTCCCGTCGAAGAAGCCCCCTGGACCATGCGCGCGGCCGTGGGCCTGCTGGCCGTGGCGGCTCTGGTCTCGGGCGCGTTCCCTCAGGCCTGGACGAGCATGGTGCTCCCGGCGGCCAACGCCCTGGTCCCGGCCGCCCAGGCCCTGCCTTTGCTCTCCGTGCCCTGGAGCGCCTCGGCCCTGCTGCCCCTGGCCGGGGCGGTCGCGGCCATTGTCTGGCGGCGCGACCTGCGCCGCGCGGGCATCTGGGCCACGGCCTGCCTGGGCTTGGCCTTCGTGGCGCTCCTGGCCGAATGGAGCGCCTGGGGCGGCTTCCAGATGGCCTTCGCGGGACTGGTGCTGGCCCTTGGCGTGTGCAACATGGCCTACTCTACCGGGTACATGAGCCACAGCCACACCCCGTGGCGCTTCCTGGCCTCCTTCTGCGTCATGATCGCGGGCCTGGTGGGCATGGCCGGGGCCGAAACGCTCCTGGCGTTCTTCTGCTTCTGGGAAATCATGAGCAGCTGGCCCCTGTACTTCGCCATCCTCCACGAGGAGACTCCGGCCGCCAGACGCGAGGCCACCAAGTACTTCCTCTTCAACCTGGCGGGTGCGTCCATCCTGTTCATGGGGCTTCTGTTGCTCACCGGCGCGGCCGGAGGGGGCTCCTTCGCGCAGGTGTCGGCGCTTTTCGCCGCCCAGGCCCCCTCGGCCTGGGGCTTCTCGGCGGCCCTGGTGATCGCGGGCCTGCTCATGAAGGCGGCCATGCTCCCGGTGCGCATCGACTGGCAGATGCACCCGGCCACGGCCCCCACCCCTGTGAGCGGCTACATCTCGGCCATGCTCCTCAAGAGCGCGCCCTTCGGGATCGTGCTCCTGCGTTTCGTCTGGGCGCAGGGGATTTCGCCCGAGTCGGCCCAGGTGCTGGACGCGCTCCTCTATGTGGGAGCCTGGATCGGCGGGGCCACCATCCTCTATGCGGGCATCCAGGCCCTGGTGCAGACCGGCATCAAGGAGATGCTCATCTACTCCACCGTGAGCCAGCTGGGCTACGTGGTGCTGGGCGTGTGCCTGGCCACGCCGCTCGGCCTGATGGGCGGCCTTCTGCACCTGTTCAACCACATGCTCTTCAAGAACCTGGCGTTCCTCTGCGCCGGGGCGCTCATGTTCTCCACCCACGCCCACTCCCTGCACGAGCTGGGCGGCATCGGGCGGCGCATGCCCTGGACCCTGGCGGCCTTCGGCTGCGCGCTCCTCGCGGCCGCGGGCATGCCGCTCTTCAACGGCTTCGCCTCCAAGTACGTGCTCTACTACGCCCTCATCGACCAGGGCGAGTGGGCCCTGGCGGTGGTGGCCATCCTGACCAGCGTGGTCACCCTGGCCTACTTCCTGAAGTTCCTGCACACGGCCTTCTTCGGCCAGCCCTCGGCCAAGGCCCTGCACGCCTCGGAGCCTGGGCTGCTCATGCGCGCGCCCATCTTGATCCTGGCCGGGCTGTGCCTGCTCACGGGGCTCTTCCCGGGTCTGGCCCTGAAGCCCATCGCCTCCTTCGTGCGGGATTTCGGCCTGGCCGCCCCGTCGGTGGGGCTCTCGGGCATCCTGGAAGGCCCCGGGGCCATGGACAACACCCTTTTGGGCTTCATGATCCTCCTCACGGGCCTGGGCGTCTGGACGGCGGTCTCCCGCCTGGCCAGGAACGCCCGGCGCACGGCCATCCACACCTGCGGCCAGCTTGTCGATCCCGCGTCCACCCACGTGGGACCGGCCGACGTGTTCGCCACGCCGCTTTCACTCCTCACCCGTCTGAGCCGGGGCCACTTCCGGGTCCCGCGCCACGGAGGCAGCCATGACTAGCGTGTTCGAAGCGGCCTTCGCCCTGCTGGTGTTTCCCGGCGGGGCCATGGCCCTCTCCATGGGACTCTTCCTCAAGGGCGTGGACCGCCGCGTGGCGGCCAGGCTCCAGCGTCGCGTGGGGCCGCCGCTTCTGCAGCCCCTGTGGGACGTGCTCAAGCTGTGCGCCAAGGAGACGCTCATTCCCGCCACGGCCAACGAGGCGGCCTTCCTGCTGGCCCCGGTGCTGGGTCTGGCGGGGGTGCTGGTCACGGCGGCGGTGCTGCCCATCGGCGGCGTGTGGTCGGGCGTGACGGGCCTGGGCGACCTGCTGCTGCTGCTCTACCTGCTGCCCATCCCGGCCATGGCCTTCATGGTGGCGGGTTCGGCCTCCAGCTCGCCGTACGGGGCGCTTGGCTTCTCGCGCGAGATGGTGGTGATGTGCGCCTACGAGCTGCCCCTGATCGCGGCGTTCCTGGCCGCCGGGGCCAGGGCCGGGGGCGAGGGCGCGCAGGCGCTCTCCCTGGCCCACGTGATGGCCTACCAGGCCGCCCACGGTCCCTTCCTGCTGGACCCCGT
The genomic region above belongs to Fundidesulfovibrio magnetotacticus and contains:
- a CDS encoding Crp/Fnr family transcriptional regulator; protein product: MSQIKRAYGQNLLQLLASPENAEALSQLSERRYKKGHIMFWPHDKEDLVLIVKQGKVRVYLGLEGKELSLSILGPGDVYTSHSRAYVAAMEDTVVYLCPVYKFYTLTTKSLSLSLSLFMALGKLLSGSIALVENLYFYDIDKRVAAYFYEQALVHGEPSAGGLLVDVGLTVDKIATIVGSSRQTVSSLISGMEKDGILKKVARGEYLILNMDELKYLAHPCPD
- a CDS encoding SDR family oxidoreductase — encoded protein: MNHQNTPRRVMLFYPPGAFYQRGEDRSQGNVENSTATTMRAANDLGYAAAVLKREGFQVFLRDYQTSRRSLADLLADFERFDPHAVFLSITNATIFRDLELAAELKRRRPGLMIMLKGAIFFNPAQALLDQLDLAHADYLIGLESEFVVGRLARAHFEDQAALPSLRGILYKKDGAWTPTFFDSFETDLDALPFPDRSLMENHLYVRPDTGEPQATIATSRGCPSRCTFCVTPAISGAKLRLRSPENILAELRECYHQHGIRDFFFKSDTFTFDQKWTQAVCRAILDSDLAGKIRWVANSKVKPLTPETLQAMKAAGCWLVAFGYESGHPETLERIRKGTTVDDNLKATRWARETGLRTFGFFLAGLPWEGPEHLEATRRHIFELDNDFLELHIAVPYPGTELHAEAVACGLIEDSVLGKDYFNAPTTGTVQLSMAEIEAFRKKVLLKFHLRPSYIWRKLRQAGADRRVLANYARFGLRLLGNTLRPRPKARAKAGCVLVLGANSDIGMALARRFAQEEGSDLILASRDTAALEAKARELRDAFGVRVWTVPFDAQDTASHKAFYRSLPARPDGVILTFGLLESPDPLALLDVNLLGAASILETVARDLEERREGFILGVSSVAGERGRKSNYAYGAAKAGLTAYLSGLRHRLFASGVHVMTVIPGFVDTKMTAHLSMPRALTATPERVAEHVHGAWRKRRDVVFTPPVWRPIMWLIRNLPESLFKRTNL
- a CDS encoding glycosyltransferase family 4 protein — translated: MDILFLNHNVENYGTYFRCLHLARGLTRRGHKVTLLCASKEDTLKVRRRTEGGLTTIFWPKKRLGGFHTLHTLRMVLNTAYVLGMRQQILHAFAFPLHPIGVPALAAACARRDVRLVLDHDDLWKGGFANQHPGPYQRVVGWFNDRLPAYARQCTAASALLMESFRAAGVPGERIHDIPNCPTMAPSPLSRDEARRRLGLPEGSPLALSMGHTYTESLFLMLDAYERARAQTPGLKLAFLGKMHIPESFEKRLEAYLERAGGDILRLGEKPPSEVPAYMAASDALLLPMDDDPIEKARFPIRFGDYLSSGVPIVSNAVGEIERYLRDYQCGYAAPAKDSDAFGDQIVRSLTDIGGREAVRANARGLVETTLNWDAVAAKLEGVYEKALR
- a CDS encoding respiratory chain complex I subunit 1 family protein, coding for MTSVFEAAFALLVFPGGAMALSMGLFLKGVDRRVAARLQRRVGPPLLQPLWDVLKLCAKETLIPATANEAAFLLAPVLGLAGVLVTAAVLPIGGVWSGVTGLGDLLLLLYLLPIPAMAFMVAGSASSSPYGALGFSREMVVMCAYELPLIAAFLAAGARAGGEGAQALSLAHVMAYQAAHGPFLLDPVMWPALAAMLMFIPGTLSAGLFDIPEAEPEVLEGPLLEYSGPLLAAFNLMSAVKLVVVLELVVALFWPNPLGGNWLVNLAWHVAKCLGLMLVCFTTFRVATGRLRLEQGFAVFVKYAAPLALASLALAVALR
- a CDS encoding proton-conducting transporter transmembrane domain-containing protein, which encodes MELPTQLGLLAGAAVAVLAEIAALRSLDRLGRLMAFSALAQAGAALVGMSLGQAAGPVGAASLVLYQTLARVLWWLCLRRMAGGGTLPGLNALRGAGAASPALAACLGLAVFTALGLGPFKAPGGKALIVFAALEGGHWITALALAAAGFAAAVYSIRIVLGVCLEKPGRAAPASATSGLPVVPVVLGALLTLACLFPHPVAGLAQALAGKSGAVLPDLEGGWPLAAAVPFAGAYLVWLAGRAAPRARNLLALALAAATAGCFLLQGGLDPLQTLFGGLFALGGAAVVLYSVGYEAHDEHADRYWFFLFLLVSSLVGLAVERSTGGFFAFWEIMTFSSTLLVAHKQSREALDAAKLYFIMCAGGALALQVGLLALAAAAPGASLLATGQALAAYGPAASAGLALLMLAGFGVKAGLFPLHAWLPAAHPVAPSSISAPLSGLLTKAGVLGLAVLAPLFASGALNGGGQTLGWLLSLAAGITFVLGELMALAQRDIKRMLAYSTLAQIGEITLILALGTHAATAGALAHAVNHAVMKDLLFLAAGALILRAGTQRLEGLAGLGKAMPFTGACMAVGLVSIMGLPLTGGFFSKYLMLTAAVDAGHAWTAALILAGSLVGCVYYGRILRVLFFTPYEGTPVEEAPWTMRAAVGLLAVAALVSGAFPQAWTSMVLPAANALVPAAQALPLLSVPWSASALLPLAGAVAAIVWRRDLRRAGIWATACLGLAFVALLAEWSAWGGFQMAFAGLVLALGVCNMAYSTGYMSHSHTPWRFLASFCVMIAGLVGMAGAETLLAFFCFWEIMSSWPLYFAILHEETPAARREATKYFLFNLAGASILFMGLLLLTGAAGGGSFAQVSALFAAQAPSAWGFSAALVIAGLLMKAAMLPVRIDWQMHPATAPTPVSGYISAMLLKSAPFGIVLLRFVWAQGISPESAQVLDALLYVGAWIGGATILYAGIQALVQTGIKEMLIYSTVSQLGYVVLGVCLATPLGLMGGLLHLFNHMLFKNLAFLCAGALMFSTHAHSLHELGGIGRRMPWTLAAFGCALLAAAGMPLFNGFASKYVLYYALIDQGEWALAVVAILTSVVTLAYFLKFLHTAFFGQPSAKALHASEPGLLMRAPILILAGLCLLTGLFPGLALKPIASFVRDFGLAAPSVGLSGILEGPGAMDNTLLGFMILLTGLGVWTAVSRLARNARRTAIHTCGQLVDPASTHVGPADVFATPLSLLTRLSRGHFRVPRHGGSHD